One window of Desulfovibrio aminophilus genomic DNA carries:
- a CDS encoding TrkH family potassium uptake protein: protein MRRTKASLPFWLPIWLFAGVIGAGTLTLSTRASLNGADISWVDALFTATSAVCVTGLGVVDTGTHFTRFGQSAILLLIQLGGLGIMTYTSLAVYLMGRRVTLTDRIAVGQSLLHDPSFHLGRFLLRVVIGALAVEGVGALLLHLADPEGFPPFHALFHAVSAFCNAGFGLRPDSLIAWRGDWGVSLTIMLLITLGGLGFYVINDLASMVKKVFVLRRKDLRRRSHLLTWHSRLVLETSLMLSLGGGLLIFGAEMLGGERHGSWSETLLASLFQSVTCRTAGFNTLDLTRMTNISLVLMLLLMFIGGSPGSCAGGVKTTTFRAWIGFILAQVKGRSQTRVGWYALSPASLNRALTLLIFSSLLVLGGALLLTVTEGGDVPYFRAQGQFLENLFEATSAFGTVGLSLGITPRLTTGGKLVIIMLMFVGRLGPIWLLTALQSWQTDIRYRVPENDLPLG from the coding sequence ATGCGCCGCACCAAGGCTTCTCTTCCGTTCTGGCTGCCCATCTGGCTCTTCGCCGGAGTTATCGGGGCCGGGACGCTGACGCTCTCCACCCGCGCCAGCCTGAACGGCGCGGATATTTCCTGGGTTGACGCCCTGTTCACGGCCACTTCGGCGGTCTGCGTCACGGGCCTGGGCGTGGTGGACACGGGCACGCACTTCACCCGTTTCGGGCAGTCGGCCATCCTCCTGCTCATCCAACTCGGCGGCCTGGGCATCATGACCTACACGAGCCTGGCCGTGTACCTCATGGGCCGCCGCGTGACGCTCACGGACCGCATCGCCGTGGGCCAGAGCCTGCTGCACGACCCCTCCTTCCACCTGGGCCGCTTCCTCCTGCGGGTGGTCATCGGCGCCCTGGCCGTGGAGGGCGTCGGAGCCCTGCTCCTGCACCTGGCCGACCCCGAGGGATTTCCTCCCTTCCACGCCCTGTTCCACGCCGTCTCGGCCTTCTGCAACGCTGGCTTCGGGCTCCGCCCGGACAGCCTCATTGCCTGGCGCGGCGACTGGGGCGTGAGCCTGACGATCATGCTGCTCATCACCTTGGGAGGCTTGGGCTTCTACGTCATCAACGACCTGGCCTCGATGGTCAAGAAGGTCTTCGTGCTGCGCCGCAAGGACCTGCGGCGGCGCTCCCATCTGCTCACCTGGCATTCACGGCTGGTGCTGGAGACGAGCCTCATGCTCTCCCTGGGCGGCGGCCTGCTCATCTTCGGGGCCGAGATGCTCGGCGGGGAGCGGCACGGCTCCTGGTCCGAAACGCTCCTGGCCAGCCTGTTCCAGTCCGTGACCTGCCGCACCGCCGGGTTCAACACCCTGGACCTGACCCGGATGACGAACATCTCCCTGGTGCTCATGCTCCTGCTCATGTTCATCGGCGGCTCGCCGGGATCCTGCGCGGGCGGCGTGAAGACCACCACCTTCCGGGCCTGGATCGGCTTCATCCTGGCCCAGGTGAAGGGGCGCTCCCAGACCCGGGTGGGCTGGTACGCCCTGAGTCCGGCCTCCCTGAACCGGGCCCTGACCCTGCTCATCTTCTCCTCTCTTCTGGTCCTGGGCGGAGCCTTGCTGCTCACCGTGACCGAGGGCGGCGACGTACCGTATTTCCGGGCCCAGGGGCAATTCCTGGAAAACCTTTTCGAAGCGACCTCGGCCTTCGGCACGGTCGGTCTGTCCCTGGGGATCACCCCTCGGCTGACGACCGGGGGCAAGCTTGTTATCATCATGCTCATGTTCGTGGGACGCCTGGGGCCCATCTGGCTCCTGACCGCCCTGCAAAGCTGGCAGACGGACATCAGGTACCGGGTGCCGGAGAACGACCTGCCCCTGGGCTAG
- a CDS encoding amphi-Trp domain-containing protein — translation MEKEKCKVSIDQYVEVKQVVAYLEDLVKGLKAGSIMVQHGEESVVLTLPDMVEMEIEAKQKKDKSKFVLELSWRAAPAVAKEGECCKDKEGKAEAPAAKPAEPAEKKPAEAPKPMKK, via the coding sequence ATGGAAAAGGAAAAATGCAAGGTGTCCATCGACCAGTACGTTGAGGTGAAGCAGGTCGTGGCCTATCTCGAGGACCTGGTCAAGGGCCTCAAGGCGGGCAGCATCATGGTCCAGCACGGCGAGGAGTCCGTGGTCCTGACCCTCCCGGACATGGTCGAGATGGAGATCGAGGCCAAGCAGAAGAAGGACAAGTCCAAGTTCGTCCTGGAACTGTCCTGGCGCGCGGCTCCCGCCGTGGCCAAGGAAGGGGAGTGCTGCAAGGACAAGGAAGGGAAGGCCGAGGCTCCGGCCGCCAAGCCCGCCGAACCCGCCGAGAAGAAGCCCGCCGAGGCTCCCAAGCCGATGAAGAAATAG